Proteins encoded together in one Streptomyces sp. TLI_171 window:
- a CDS encoding SCO1860 family LAETG-anchored protein, whose amino-acid sequence MAALPVRTLRAVAASALAASALTVGLPLPAAVAADGGGRPGKARAVTAELALNVTLLNKVNVPVDVALNRVESPARRDGAMLTATVDGVDDGRPVTLLKAELGKSVTTVDDRQASASVKLVDADLHAPGLPLTTLIGLEAMSAEVTCPVDGPPTANVTAPARLTVLGKSVAVGLNSPTHVEVPAIGSVDLEFARKTVTSSTAAASALEVTVKVNPLNLNVAKVDGKVTVASVSCEKPVPAQAPSSSAASPSTSAVAQNRSAPKAAEEELAYTGSSGTTVLAAGGGTLLVAGGAAVWMTRRRRAAHARHR is encoded by the coding sequence ATGGCTGCTCTGCCTGTGCGTACTCTGCGTGCCGTCGCCGCGTCGGCGCTGGCCGCGTCCGCGTTGACGGTCGGGCTGCCGCTGCCGGCGGCGGTCGCGGCCGACGGCGGCGGGAGGCCGGGGAAGGCGCGCGCGGTGACGGCCGAACTGGCGTTGAACGTCACGCTGTTGAACAAGGTGAACGTGCCGGTCGACGTGGCGCTGAACCGGGTGGAGTCGCCGGCCCGGCGGGACGGGGCGATGCTCACGGCCACCGTGGACGGGGTGGACGACGGGCGGCCGGTGACGCTGCTGAAGGCGGAGCTCGGCAAGTCGGTGACCACGGTGGACGACCGGCAGGCGTCGGCCTCGGTGAAGCTGGTGGACGCCGACCTGCACGCGCCGGGCCTGCCGCTGACCACGCTGATCGGGCTGGAGGCGATGAGCGCGGAGGTGACCTGCCCGGTGGACGGTCCGCCGACCGCGAACGTGACCGCGCCGGCCCGGCTGACCGTGCTCGGCAAGTCGGTGGCGGTGGGGCTCAACTCGCCCACCCACGTGGAGGTTCCGGCGATCGGCTCGGTGGACCTCGAGTTCGCCAGGAAGACCGTCACCTCCAGCACGGCGGCGGCCTCCGCACTGGAGGTGACGGTGAAGGTGAACCCACTGAACCTGAACGTGGCGAAGGTGGACGGCAAGGTGACGGTGGCCTCGGTGTCCTGCGAGAAGCCGGTGCCGGCGCAGGCCCCGTCCTCCTCGGCGGCGTCCCCGTCGACCTCCGCGGTGGCGCAGAACCGGTCGGCGCCGAAGGCCGCGGAGGAGGAGCTGGCGTACACCGGATCCTCCGGGACGACGGTGCTCGCGGCGGGCGGCGGCACGCTGTTGGTGGCGGGCGGCGCGGCGGTGTGGATGACGCGCCGCCGGCGGGCCGCACACGCCCGGCACCGCTGA
- a CDS encoding M48 family metallopeptidase — protein sequence MTDTASVDADFTPEEVARGRALRRAQLPWALGGQLASLALTAVLGFTAAGAGLVTAVGGWFGGSWAAQVLAGAAVLVLLGRVLTLPFSARVRVARSGFGLVTQGWAGWAVDAARGTAVTLALFLPAALGLYALIGWSPGRWWVPGAVAAALLTVALSFLHPLVFEPLFNRFSPLPDGELRSELLELARRDGIPVREVLVADASRRTTALNAYVSGFGPSRRIVVYDTLLSTAEQREIELVAAHELGHVKHRDVATGTVLGALGAAVVVPVLAALLSWRPLLDAAGAANAQDPRSLPLLAALAALLGAASVPAQCAVSRRIEARADRHVLELTGDAEQFVAMQRRLAVANVSDPYPPRALELLLATHPSGGRRIAAARAWRAAHPA from the coding sequence ATGACCGACACCGCGTCCGTCGACGCCGACTTCACTCCGGAGGAAGTGGCCCGCGGCCGCGCGTTGCGCCGGGCCCAACTGCCGTGGGCGCTGGGCGGGCAGCTGGCCTCGCTGGCGCTCACGGCGGTGCTCGGCTTCACCGCCGCCGGGGCGGGTCTGGTGACGGCGGTCGGCGGCTGGTTCGGCGGCAGTTGGGCGGCCCAGGTGCTGGCCGGGGCGGCGGTGCTGGTGCTGCTGGGCCGGGTGCTGACGCTGCCGTTCTCGGCCCGGGTCCGAGTGGCGCGGTCCGGGTTCGGCCTGGTCACCCAGGGCTGGGCCGGCTGGGCGGTGGACGCCGCCCGGGGCACCGCCGTCACGCTGGCGCTGTTCCTGCCGGCGGCGCTCGGCCTGTACGCGCTGATCGGGTGGTCGCCGGGCCGCTGGTGGGTGCCGGGCGCGGTCGCGGCGGCGCTGCTGACGGTCGCGCTGTCCTTCCTGCACCCGCTGGTGTTCGAGCCGCTGTTCAACCGGTTCTCGCCGCTGCCGGACGGCGAACTGCGCAGCGAGCTTCTGGAGTTGGCCCGCCGCGACGGAATCCCGGTGCGCGAGGTGCTGGTCGCCGACGCCTCCCGCCGCACCACCGCGCTGAACGCGTACGTCTCCGGCTTCGGCCCGTCCCGGCGGATCGTGGTCTACGACACCCTGCTGTCCACCGCCGAGCAGCGCGAGATCGAACTGGTCGCCGCCCACGAACTCGGCCACGTCAAGCACCGGGACGTGGCCACCGGCACCGTGCTCGGCGCGCTCGGCGCCGCCGTGGTGGTGCCGGTGCTCGCCGCGCTGCTGTCCTGGCGGCCGCTGCTGGACGCGGCCGGTGCGGCGAACGCGCAGGATCCGCGCTCGCTGCCGCTGCTGGCTGCCCTGGCCGCCCTGCTCGGTGCGGCGAGCGTGCCCGCGCAGTGCGCCGTCAGCCGCCGGATCGAGGCCCGCGCCGACCGCCACGTCCTCGAACTGACCGGCGACGCGGAGCAGTTCGTCGCCATGCAGCGCCGTCTCGCGGTCGCCAACGTCTCCGACCCGTACCCGCCGCGGGCCCTGGAGCTGCTGCTCGCCACCCACCCCAGCGGCGGTCGCCGGATCGCCGCCGCCCGTGCCTGGCGCGCCGCCCACCCGGCCTGA
- the glnII gene encoding glutamine synthetase produces the protein MAIKAEYIWIDGTKPTAKLRSKTRVLPNADKIPTWGFDGSSTNQAEGHASDRVLEPVKVVKDPIRGGDNILVLCEVLEIDGTPHETNTRAALREVAEKYAAQESIFGIEQEYTFFKGSRPLGFPEGGYPAPQGGYYCGVGAEEVFGREIVELHLDRCIDAGLAICGINAEVMPGQWEFQIGPVDALTVSDDLWIARYLLYRTAEEFGIDATLDAKPARGDWNGAGAHTNFSTKAMREGYDAIITACESLGASQEKVMEHVNQYGDDIQSRLTGKHETAPWNVYSYGVSNRGASVRIPWQVEVEQKGYIEDRRPNANVDPYVVTRLLVNTCCEALEKAGQV, from the coding sequence ATGGCAATCAAGGCCGAGTACATCTGGATCGACGGCACCAAGCCGACCGCGAAGCTCCGTTCCAAGACTCGGGTGCTGCCGAACGCGGACAAGATCCCCACCTGGGGCTTCGACGGCTCGTCGACCAACCAGGCCGAGGGCCACGCCTCGGACCGGGTGCTCGAGCCGGTGAAGGTCGTCAAGGACCCGATCCGCGGCGGTGACAACATCCTGGTGCTGTGCGAGGTGCTGGAGATCGACGGCACCCCGCACGAGACCAACACCCGTGCCGCGCTGCGCGAGGTCGCCGAGAAGTACGCCGCTCAGGAGTCGATCTTCGGCATTGAGCAGGAGTACACCTTCTTCAAGGGCTCCCGCCCGCTCGGCTTCCCCGAGGGCGGCTACCCGGCCCCGCAGGGCGGCTACTACTGCGGCGTGGGTGCCGAGGAGGTCTTCGGCCGCGAGATCGTCGAGCTGCACCTGGACCGCTGCATCGACGCCGGCCTGGCGATCTGCGGCATCAACGCCGAGGTCATGCCCGGCCAGTGGGAGTTCCAGATCGGCCCGGTCGACGCGCTGACCGTCTCGGACGACCTGTGGATCGCCCGCTACCTGCTCTACCGCACCGCCGAGGAGTTCGGCATCGACGCCACCCTGGACGCCAAGCCGGCGCGGGGCGACTGGAACGGCGCGGGCGCGCACACCAACTTCTCCACCAAGGCGATGCGCGAGGGCTACGACGCCATCATCACCGCCTGCGAGTCGCTCGGCGCCTCCCAGGAGAAGGTCATGGAGCACGTCAACCAGTACGGTGACGACATCCAGTCCCGCCTGACCGGCAAGCACGAGACCGCCCCGTGGAACGTCTACTCCTACGGCGTGTCCAACCGCGGCGCCTCGGTCCGCATCCCGTGGCAGGTCGAGGTGGAGCAGAAGGGCTACATCGAGGACCGTCGCCCGAACGCGAACGTCGACCCGTACGTGGTGACCCGCCTGCTGGTCAACACCTGCTGCGAGGCCCTGGAGAAGGCCGGCCAGGTCTGA
- a CDS encoding GNAT family N-acetyltransferase, with amino-acid sequence MFEEDLRVALEFRRRFARRQAAEVVDVPGGFGVLSERFEYSHEHNQLLLDAPPSGVDVAGLAEQVLGHLRHRRISVFDDASGAALAPGLVAAGYRHEAEVVMVHRGPVPAGGGAAEVELAELAPALERQWRSWLPWASEESIAQLVNRRTARVAGAERVLTLAARDADGEIGSWADLYQDAAGTAQIEDLATAEDRQRRGLADAVLATALRLAAERAPRGLRFLVADAEDWPQQWYARRGFVAVGRTHGFVRM; translated from the coding sequence ATGTTCGAGGAGGACCTGCGGGTCGCACTGGAGTTCCGCCGTCGCTTCGCCCGCCGGCAGGCCGCCGAGGTGGTCGACGTACCGGGCGGGTTCGGGGTGCTGAGCGAGCGGTTCGAGTATTCGCACGAGCACAACCAGCTGCTGCTGGACGCACCGCCGAGCGGGGTGGACGTGGCGGGGCTGGCCGAGCAGGTGCTGGGGCATCTGCGGCACCGGCGGATCTCGGTGTTCGACGACGCCTCGGGGGCGGCGCTCGCGCCGGGCCTGGTGGCGGCGGGGTACCGGCACGAGGCCGAGGTGGTGATGGTGCACCGGGGCCCGGTGCCGGCCGGCGGCGGCGCGGCGGAGGTCGAACTGGCGGAACTGGCCCCCGCGTTGGAGCGGCAGTGGCGCAGCTGGCTGCCGTGGGCGTCCGAGGAGTCGATCGCCCAGCTGGTGAACCGCCGCACCGCCCGGGTGGCGGGCGCGGAGCGGGTGCTGACGCTGGCGGCCCGGGACGCCGACGGCGAGATCGGGTCCTGGGCGGACCTGTACCAGGACGCCGCGGGCACCGCGCAGATCGAGGACCTCGCCACCGCCGAGGACCGGCAGCGCCGCGGCCTGGCCGACGCGGTGCTCGCCACCGCGCTGCGGCTGGCCGCGGAACGCGCGCCGCGGGGGCTGCGCTTCCTGGTGGCGGACGCCGAGGACTGGCCCCAGCAGTGGTACGCCCGGCGGGGGTTCGTGGCGGTCGGGCGCACCCACGGCTTCGTCCGGATGTGA